From the genome of Nostoc cf. commune SO-36:
AAAACTTATTTGGAGAGTGGACGATCACTAAAACTTGGGGCAGTGCCATCTATCGAGGATTCGGCAAGTCAAAAGATTTAGATTGCCCTGATTATCAAGCCGCGTTAATAACTTACTACAAGCTGCAAGAGCGAAGGGAAAAGCGAGGGTATAAAAGAGTTGGCCCTGAGTCAAGATATTGATAAATCCTCATCTAATTCCATTTTCGCTTTAGCTATTTGCCAGGATAGTAGTTCATAACCTGATGAAAATTTATCATTGTTTACTCTAACCTGAATTTCTCCTTGTTGTATGGGTAAATATTTTTTCGGAACATCCTGACAGAAACCACTCTCAATAGCCTGACGATACCAACGTTCAAACTCATCATCAAGAGGAGTCATCGCTTTGAGAGGAACATTAGGTTCAGCTTCATCACGAATCATTGCCAACAAGCAAGCGCCGGGATTCTCGATACTGTTATGGCTCCGGTACTGCTGGAAAGCGGATATTGCCAACTTTACCCTAGTAAGATCGTGTTTGGCTATTTCCTGTTTTAATCTAACGCCAATTTTGATGCCCATTTCGGTAATTAAATGAGTAATTTCTTGAGATATATTCTTGAGTTCGCCATTATCAGACTTCTTAGGAACCGAGTTCAGAGAAACAACTTTTGGGGATGACTCAGGTGTGGTCAACTGCTTAATTTGTGTTCGCAGACGTTCACATTCGGACTTCAACTCGAAGATTTCAGCAACATGACCCCTCAAGTTCTGATTCTGTCGCTTTAATTCTCTATTTTCATCTGACAGTTCTCGAATCCGTTGCTTGAATACTTCGCTTAGAGTTTTGAGGCTATGAGGCCCAGGTTGCTTCGACTCTAATGAGTTGAGTTGCTGTGTTTTTTGCGACTGTAAATCATGAATGTATTCAGTTAATTCTGTCCATTTGTAGAGGTAAGAAATGGAACAGCCAGCGACTTGAGCAATGTTAGGAAAGGTCAAGGGTTTCCCGCTTTTTTGAATATCTTCGATAGCGCGAAACACTTGTTCACGTTTGTGCTCTTTTCGCTTTTGTTGGGCTGAGAGAAGGACAGCAGTCTGTTTTTCTCGATTAGGTTGCTTCGCCATTAGCAACTTTCCTCAAATCTAATAGCCATTTATCCATTGCTTCTAGGGTAGCCTTGGATTCTTCATAGGCCAGGGCTGCCCCAGCTTGTTTCGCTGACTCCATGCGTTTGTGTTCTCCAGCATATTGCCGTTCATAAAGGGGTAATTTGCTCGTACTGGGGCGGAAACTACCACAGCCGTAACATTTGGGATAAAGGTTGTAGATACAGTTTGTTTTGGGGTCAAGGGTGCAGTGACCATAAACCGCCAAACGAGGTGAAATTTCCAGGTCGAGTTCGTAGGCTTTCGGGTTGTTGAGAAGGCTTTCAG
Proteins encoded in this window:
- a CDS encoding WGR domain-containing protein, with the translated sequence MTVKIAYELDKWLQSKWQRDTRFYTLTLCQNLFGEWTITKTWGSAIYRGFGKSKDLDCPDYQAALITYYKLQERREKRGYKRVGPESRY
- a CDS encoding DUF6262 family protein; this translates as MAKQPNREKQTAVLLSAQQKRKEHKREQVFRAIEDIQKSGKPLTFPNIAQVAGCSISYLYKWTELTEYIHDLQSQKTQQLNSLESKQPGPHSLKTLSEVFKQRIRELSDENRELKRQNQNLRGHVAEIFELKSECERLRTQIKQLTTPESSPKVVSLNSVPKKSDNGELKNISQEITHLITEMGIKIGVRLKQEIAKHDLTRVKLAISAFQQYRSHNSIENPGACLLAMIRDEAEPNVPLKAMTPLDDEFERWYRQAIESGFCQDVPKKYLPIQQGEIQVRVNNDKFSSGYELLSWQIAKAKMELDEDLSIS